GACGGCGGGCGTCCACCGATTCCACCGCTCGAGGAAGGCCGACGCGATCTCCGGACCCTTCAGCTCTGAGAGCGCGCGAACCGCGGCGACCTGCACCGGCGCGGGCTCGGCGCGGCTGATGATGCCGCGAAGCAGCGGCTCGTGGGAGGTGACGCCGTGCAGCGCCAGCACGCGTACCGCATCGACGCGCGCTTCCGCATTCGCGGCCGCATCCTCCGCAATCCTTTCGGCGTCGTTCACCACCGGCATCGCCGCGGCGCCCGGCGGCAGACCAATCGTTTCGAGCACCTGCAGCGCACCGCGCCTCACCGCCTGGTCCTCCGTTCCGAGCACGAGGCCGGAGAGCCGCTCGCGCTCAGGATTCAGCGCCGCGCTGCGCCGTCTGTCGGCGGGGATGCCGCTCGCCAGCCCTTCCAACGTCGCGCTGCGCCACCACGCCGCTGATGGCCCGGCAGCTGACGCCACGGCTCGCAGCACGCCTCGCAGCGCCGTGAGCTTGCGGGACGCCGCCGTGACTGCGCCAAGACGGCGGAACAACAGCCGCCGCGCGTCGCTCGGCGAGCCGCTCAGCCGCTCCGCCGCTGCGCGCCACAACCGCACTGAATCGAGGTTCGCGGCTGACAGCGCGGCGAGCTGCATCCACCCGTCTTCGACGTCGCGAAACAGCAGATCGTCGCGCGCCGCCGCGGCTTCCGGCGTCGTGAGGTGTCCCAGCGTGAGCAGAAGCTGAAAGCGAACCTTCGCGTCGGCGTCACCGGTCATCGAGAGCAGCCGCGGCGCGAGCGCGGGTGAGTCCTTCAGGTGCAGTTCCGCAAGCCTGGTCGCGTTCTCGCGGACGCCCGCGGCCGAGTCCTCCAGGGCCCGTTCGATGACGCGCGCCTCCAGCTTGCGGAGCCCTTCCAGCGTCCAGAGCGCGTGCACGCGGGCAACCGCTGACGAGCCGTTCGCCGCCATGGCCGCCAGCAGCGGCGCGGCTTCTTTCGGCTTCCGGTCGACGAGCAGGCGCTGCGCGGTACGGCGCCACCAGATGTTCGGACTCGCGAGGGCGCGCACGAGCTCGGCAGCCGTGAGGTCGCCGAGGTTCAGACGATTCGTCCACGACGCGGGCGGCGTGCCGGTCGGGACGATCCGGTAGATGCGGCCGCGATCCCGTCCGGCGTACAGGTCGGGCGACGTCGCCGTCTTCTCGTCGAGCCACTCCGGGTGCTCGAGAATCTTCCGGTAGTAGTCGATCACGTACAGCGCGCCGTCAGGACCGACGTAGAAGTTCACCGGCCGGAACCACGAGTCGGTCGAGGCGAGGAACTCGCGGCCGTCGAACATGCGGCTCGCGCGGAACGTGACGCCGTGATCGCGCAGGGTGTCGACATGCACGATGTTGTGCGCCCCTTCGGCGACGAACGTCGCGTTGCGATAGGCCGCGGGGAACAGATCCGCAAGATACGCGGTGACGCCGCACGCCGAGGTCATCACGCCGATGTCGGTGAGCAGCTGGAATTCCGGGTTCTGTGTGATCGGATAGACGTCGGCCGGAATCCGGTAATCCGGCAGCTGTTCGACGACGGACGGGACGATCAGATCGGGATTCCGCGAAGAGTAGCGCGCCTCGAGCACTTCCTGGTAGAGATGGCGCGTGTTGTTGCTGAAGAAGTGGCGGCCCCATGCGTCGAACGTGTGCCCGAACTGGCCGCGCGTGGCGAGCGCCTCCAGCTCGTAGGTGTCCGGGCGGAAGCGCACCGCGCGGCCGCCGGCATTCCGCGGCAGCCGTGGGGACACCGGCCGATCGGAGAACCGCACGTCACTGCCCTGATCACCGAACGCATTCTGGTAGCGGATCGTCCGGACGGTCCCCTCGCTCGAAACATGGATCCAGTTGTCCAGCCCATACAGGGGCGAGTTCAGGTTGTGCTGCGGATTGGTCAGTGCGAAACCGGTGAGCAGTTCGCGCGTCACATCGGCGCGCCCGTCGCCGTCGACGTCCTCGAGATAGAGGATCTGCGGCGCATCGGTGACGATCACCCCCTTCTTCCAGCGCATGATGCCGGTCGGCAGGCGCAATCCGTCCGCGAACACGGTGCGCCGATCGGCGGCGCCGTCGCGATCGGTGTCCTCGAGCAGGATGACGCGTCCGGTGCCGCTCACGTCGAGCGGGTAGCCGTGCATCTCGACGACATAGGTGCGGCCGTACTCGTCGACCTCCATCGCCACCGGATCCGAGATCAGCGGTTCGCTGGCAAACAGCTCGATGCGGAACCCGTCGGCGATGCGGAACGTGTCGAGCGCGGCCTTCGGATCGTAGGGGGGGCCCGATTGCTGCGAGCCAGTCAGAAGGACGACGGAGGCCAGCAGCAGCGTGCAGCCGAGCGTCTTCATAGGCGGGAGGCGAGCTTACCACGTGTTGGCGTTGTACAATCCGCCGCCTGCATGACTCTGACACCCGGCGCGCGCGTGGGTCCGTACGAGATAGCCGCCGCCATTGGCGCGGGGGGCCCGCCTTCGTTCGCGCTGTCGATCGGTGCGCGAACTACGGCGAGGTCTCGCCGTAGCCAACGAGCGAGGACGCGATGAAGCCGGGTGACGTCGTCGGCCCTTACAGCGTCCTCGGTAAGGTTGGCGAAGGCGGAATGGGCGAGGTGTATCGCGCCCGGGATCCGAAGCTGCAGCGCGACGTCGCGATCAAGGTTCTTCCCGATCTGTTCGCGCGTGATCCGGAGCGGCTCGCACGATTCGAGCGCGAGGCCCGCACCCTCGCCGCCGTCAATCATCCGCACATCGCTCAGGTCTACGGCGTCGAGAGCGGCGCGCTCGTGATGGAATTCGTCGACGGCGAGGATCTGGCGCAGCGCCTCGCGCGCGAGGGCGCCATCCCGCTCGACGAGGTCATCCCGATCGCGCTCCAGATCGCCGAGGCGGTCGCCGCGGCGCACGAGCAGGGCATCATTCACCGCGACCTGAAACCGGCGAACGTCAAGGTGCGCGAAGACGGCACCGTGAAGGTGCTGGACTTCGGTCTGGCCAAAGCGCTGGCGCCCCCCGAGGCGCGCAGCGGCCCCGCGGCGGCTGCTTCGATCGAGAACTCGCCGACGATCACGAGCCCGTTCCAGATGTCGCAGCTCGGGGTCGTCCTCGGGACCGCCGCGTACATGGCGCCGGAACAGGCGAAAGGCAAGCCGATCGACAAACGGGTCGACATCTGGGCGTTCGGCTGCGTGCTGTTCGAGACGCTGACGGGGCGCAAGCCCTTCGACGGCGACGATGTGACGGACGTGCTGGCGGCGATCGTGCGGGCCGATCCCGACTGGACGGCGCTGCCCCCCGATACGCCCGCGCCACTGCGCACGCTGCTGCGCCGCTGCCTGCACAAGGATCGGCACGACCGTCTGCCCGACATCGGTGCCGCGCGGCTCGAGCTTCAGGAATTGCGAGCCGGCAGCATTCCGACGCGCCCCGCGTCGTCTGCGCCCGATCGAACCCGCTCAGCCGTCCTGCCATGGGCGCTGGCCGCGCTCGTCTCGATCGCCGCGATCGCCGGCGCCGCGTACACGATCGCGACGCGTCCGGCGCCGGACGCGCGCGTCTACCGCGCGGCGATCGTGCCGCACGCCGCCCTGACAGGAGCGCCGGCCATCCGCATGAAGCTCTCGCCCGATGGCCGCCTGCTTGCCTACGTCGCGCCCGATCAGAACGGTCGCGCGATGCTGTGGGTGCGCCCGCTCGACGGCGGGGCAGAGCGGCCGATCCCGGGCACGGCGAACGCCGCCGCCCCGTTCTGGTCTGCGGACAGCCGCTGGATCGCGTTCATCACCGATGGGAAACTGAAGAAAGCCGATCTCGGCACCGGCGCGGTGATCTCGATCTGCGACGCCATCGGCGCGCCGCTCGGTTCGTGGAGTCGCGAAGACGTCATTCTCTTCACCGGACCGGCAGGCGCAATTGCCCGCGTGTCGGCGTCCGGGGGGCAGCCGGTCGACGTCACCAGGTTGGCTGAGGGGCAGCAAACGCAGATCGCCCCTCATTTCCTGCCCGACGGCCGGCATTTCATCTACAGCGTGACCACGGCGGGTTCTCGCGATCCTGGCGTGTACCTCACCTCGCTGGACGGAGGGCAACCGGTCAAGCTGCTCGACGTCTCGACCAATGTCGCCTACGCGAACGGGCACTTGCTGTTCATGCGGGAGGCCACGCTGATGGCGCAGCCGTTCGACGCGCGGAGCCGGTCGCTGTCGGGCGACGCGGTCCCGCTCGCCGAAAGCGTGCAGACGAACCCCGCGACCGGAACCGGCGCGTTCTCCGTGTCGGACAACGGCGTGCTCGTGTACCAGACCGGCAACTTCGGGGGAACGCAGATGGCGTGGTTCGATCGGGGCGGCAAGGTGCTCGACACGATCGGCGAGTCGAAGTGGTATCGGGACGTGCAGCTCTCGCCCGACGGGGGAACCGCGTCGATGACGATCATGGGTCCCGGCGCGCAATCCGATATCTGGCTGTTCGACACCGCGCGGACACTGCTGCGCAAGTTCACGTTCAACGAAGCCGCCGCGTCCGCCGTGTGGACGCCGGACGGCCGCGGCATCGTCTACGCGGCGCGCCGTTCCGACACTCCCGGACCGCGGGACATTTATCGGAAGGCGGTCACGGGCACGGGTGCCGCCGAGCTTCTGCTGCAGGACGGCCTCGACAAGCTGCCGCTCGCGGTGGCGCGCGACGGTACGGTGATCTATCGAATCGCGACCAGTGCCCTCGCCGGCGAGTTATGGCTGCTGCCGGCCACGGGCGATCGGAAGCCGCGATCATTCGAACCCGGGGTCCGCACCTTTTCAGCCGCGGCTCTATCGCCGGATGACCGATGGCTGGCATACGCCGTGAACGAGTCGGGCCGGCGGGATGTGTTCGTCACTCCGTTCCCGTCCCACACCGGCAAGTGGCAAGTGTCGACGGACGGCGGCGATACTCCAGCCTGGCGCAAGGACGGGAAGGAGTTGTTCTTCACCTCCAACGACAGGCTCATGGCCGTCGACGTGACGACCACGGGCCCGCAGTTCGAGGCCGGCGTGGTCCGCCCGCTGTTCACGGTACGCATGCCGGCGGCGGGTCTTGGCACCCGCTCGACCTTTGCCGCGACCCCTGACGGCGGGAAGTTCCTCGTGAACACCTGGGATGCCGATACCGCGATCGCCCCGGTCACGCTCGTGGTGAACTGGCCGGAGGCGCTGAAGAAGTAGCGCTCGGCGGTAAGATGCCTTCGCCCCAATGCCTCTGACCACCGGCACGCGCATCGGTCCGTACGAAGTCGTCGGCAAGATTGGCGAAGGCGGAATGGGGGAGGTGTATCGCGCCCGCGATACGAAGCTGCAGCGCGACGTCGCGATCAAAGTGCTGCCGGATCTCTTCGCGCGCGACCCGGAGCGGCTCGCCCGCTTCGAACGCGAGGCCCGCACGCTCGCCGCCGTCAGCCATC
Above is a genomic segment from Vicinamibacterales bacterium containing:
- a CDS encoding neutral/alkaline non-lysosomal ceramidase N-terminal domain-containing protein; the protein is MKTLGCTLLLASVVLLTGSQQSGPPYDPKAALDTFRIADGFRIELFASEPLISDPVAMEVDEYGRTYVVEMHGYPLDVSGTGRVILLEDTDRDGAADRRTVFADGLRLPTGIMRWKKGVIVTDAPQILYLEDVDGDGRADVTRELLTGFALTNPQHNLNSPLYGLDNWIHVSSEGTVRTIRYQNAFGDQGSDVRFSDRPVSPRLPRNAGGRAVRFRPDTYELEALATRGQFGHTFDAWGRHFFSNNTRHLYQEVLEARYSSRNPDLIVPSVVEQLPDYRIPADVYPITQNPEFQLLTDIGVMTSACGVTAYLADLFPAAYRNATFVAEGAHNIVHVDTLRDHGVTFRASRMFDGREFLASTDSWFRPVNFYVGPDGALYVIDYYRKILEHPEWLDEKTATSPDLYAGRDRGRIYRIVPTGTPPASWTNRLNLGDLTAAELVRALASPNIWWRRTAQRLLVDRKPKEAAPLLAAMAANGSSAVARVHALWTLEGLRKLEARVIERALEDSAAGVRENATRLAELHLKDSPALAPRLLSMTGDADAKVRFQLLLTLGHLTTPEAAAARDDLLFRDVEDGWMQLAALSAANLDSVRLWRAAAERLSGSPSDARRLLFRRLGAVTAASRKLTALRGVLRAVASAAGPSAAWWRSATLEGLASGIPADRRRSAALNPERERLSGLVLGTEDQAVRRGALQVLETIGLPPGAAAMPVVNDAERIAEDAAANAEARVDAVRVLALHGVTSHEPLLRGIISRAEPAPVQVAAVRALSELKGPEIASAFLERWNRWTPAVRAEAVRALMREPARVRLLLDALTDGRVKGTEVDRPLRVRLMMQEQPELRARARELLGGPIGGRGGDTRAAVLTRYAPAASMPGNAERGEQVFARVCSTCHQYRGAHGAAYGPDLGEVRNRLPAALMLDILLPNHSIADRYEVWSVDLVDGTATGGVVASETGSSITVAQPGGAQTTIPRDRIQSMRVADISGMPEGLEDQIDPQQMADLIAFLKRGGAESLIPAGVAQIDITPDGPIRLSGYGSRTEPATEIKQRLTAKALAFGADGNHPAILITAELVGVTRQMSDEVARRLQKAGIERAQLVIAATHTHNGPVLTGSLPGIFGKPLPPDQQAAVDRHTARTVDAFERVALAALADRRPARIGWSAGRATFAANRRVIKDGKWTGFGVNPDGPVDHDLPVLTVRAPDGGLRAVLVSYACHGTTLEGKDNFIHGDWPGAAQLAIEQRHPGAIAMVTIGAAADANPHPRGGGLPDVERHATAVADEVDRLLAGPFRPLTAPPDGRLQWIELSFAGEKVLPTVAYPIQAWTFGRDLTMIFLGGEVVAEYGLRLKKELDASRLWVNAYANDVAFYVASRRMIPEGGYEVERSMDYYGQPARLADGTETRILDAVRALVTSSASGSASRARAGASPSASRVP
- a CDS encoding protein kinase; the protein is MKPGDVVGPYSVLGKVGEGGMGEVYRARDPKLQRDVAIKVLPDLFARDPERLARFEREARTLAAVNHPHIAQVYGVESGALVMEFVDGEDLAQRLAREGAIPLDEVIPIALQIAEAVAAAHEQGIIHRDLKPANVKVREDGTVKVLDFGLAKALAPPEARSGPAAAASIENSPTITSPFQMSQLGVVLGTAAYMAPEQAKGKPIDKRVDIWAFGCVLFETLTGRKPFDGDDVTDVLAAIVRADPDWTALPPDTPAPLRTLLRRCLHKDRHDRLPDIGAARLELQELRAGSIPTRPASSAPDRTRSAVLPWALAALVSIAAIAGAAYTIATRPAPDARVYRAAIVPHAALTGAPAIRMKLSPDGRLLAYVAPDQNGRAMLWVRPLDGGAERPIPGTANAAAPFWSADSRWIAFITDGKLKKADLGTGAVISICDAIGAPLGSWSREDVILFTGPAGAIARVSASGGQPVDVTRLAEGQQTQIAPHFLPDGRHFIYSVTTAGSRDPGVYLTSLDGGQPVKLLDVSTNVAYANGHLLFMREATLMAQPFDARSRSLSGDAVPLAESVQTNPATGTGAFSVSDNGVLVYQTGNFGGTQMAWFDRGGKVLDTIGESKWYRDVQLSPDGGTASMTIMGPGAQSDIWLFDTARTLLRKFTFNEAAASAVWTPDGRGIVYAARRSDTPGPRDIYRKAVTGTGAAELLLQDGLDKLPLAVARDGTVIYRIATSALAGELWLLPATGDRKPRSFEPGVRTFSAAALSPDDRWLAYAVNESGRRDVFVTPFPSHTGKWQVSTDGGDTPAWRKDGKELFFTSNDRLMAVDVTTTGPQFEAGVVRPLFTVRMPAAGLGTRSTFAATPDGGKFLVNTWDADTAIAPVTLVVNWPEALKK